CTGTTACTATTTCCTTTAACAAGTCAATAGTAACTTGATCTATGTCTTTACCAACGGTTTTAATATCTCCATCAGATATGCCCATTATATCATCTTTTTTTATTTCTTTATCATTTATATTTGTATCTCTTACTGCATAAGTCACTTGACCAGTCTTTACATTATTTATAATTTCTTTCATATTTTCCAGATTATCATTTAAATCTATTTCTTCATCAAATACAAGCAATGCAGAAATTCCTTGAGGAATGGTTTTAGTAGGTAATACTTCTATATTTCTTTCACTTAACTCTCTTGCTTGATTTGCAGCTAATATAATATTACTATTATTAGGTAGTATTATAATATTTTCTCCATCTACTTTATCAATAGCAGATAATATATCTTCTGTACTTGGATTCATAGTTTGTCCACCTGTTATAACATGATCCACATTTAAATCTTCAAATACATTTTTTATGCCTTCTCCCATAGAAATTGCTATAAAGCTATATTTTTTTATTTCTTTAGCTTTACCATTTACAATTCTATTTTCATGTTGATATCGCATATTATCAATCTTAATATCTATTAATTCACCATTTTTTAAAGCTTCTTCTAAAACTTCTCCAGGATTATTTGTATGAATATGAACTTTAATCATTTCATCAGAACCTACAACTAACATTGAATCTCCATATTTAGATATATAGTTTCTAAACTCAGTAGGTTCCATATCTGTCTTCTTAATTATAAATTCAGTACAATATCCAAACTTTATCTCAGTGTCATTATCATGAGCTTCATGAATTTGAATTTCTTTTTTTTCAAAATCTTCATTACTCAATTCTACTATTTTACCTGATATAGCTTCTAGAGCACCTTTTAATATATATATAAGTCCTTTTCCTCCAGCATCAACTACTCCTGCCTTCTTAAGAACATCTAACATTTCTGGTGTTCTTCTTAATGCATCTTCTCCTGCTATTATTACTTGTTCTAAAAATGATATTATATCTTCTTCTTTTCCTATTAATTCTTCAGCTTTTTCAGCAGACTCTCTAGCAACTGTCAAAATAGTACCTTCTATTGGTTTCATTACAGCCTTATATGCCGTTTCAGTTGCATGTTTAAATGCATTAGCTAAGATAGGTACATTTATTTTTTCTTTGCCTCTAAGCCCTTTACTAAACCCTCTAAGTAGTTGTGATAATATAACTCCAGAGTTCCCACGTGCCCCCATCAAAGAACCACTTGAAGCC
The DNA window shown above is from Senegalia massiliensis and carries:
- a CDS encoding DAK2 domain-containing protein, producing the protein MKIEYLDSTIAKKAFINAANKLDKNKEVVNELNVFPVPDGDTGINMSLTMQSAIKHIRNNNADTIDEIAKAASSGSLMGARGNSGVILSQLLRGFSKGLRGKEKINVPILANAFKHATETAYKAVMKPIEGTILTVARESAEKAEELIGKEEDIISFLEQVIIAGEDALRRTPEMLDVLKKAGVVDAGGKGLIYILKGALEAISGKIVELSNEDFEKKEIQIHEAHDNDTEIKFGYCTEFIIKKTDMEPTEFRNYISKYGDSMLVVGSDEMIKVHIHTNNPGEVLEEALKNGELIDIKIDNMRYQHENRIVNGKAKEIKKYSFIAISMGEGIKNVFEDLNVDHVITGGQTMNPSTEDILSAIDKVDGENIIILPNNSNIILAANQARELSERNIEVLPTKTIPQGISALLVFDEEIDLNDNLENMKEIINNVKTGQVTYAVRDTNINDKEIKKDDIMGISDGDIKTVGKDIDQVTIDLLKEIVTEDNDIISLFYGEEIDENKANNLAEKLQTEFNGVDIETIYGGQPLYYYLVSVE